One Takifugu flavidus isolate HTHZ2018 chromosome 3, ASM371156v2, whole genome shotgun sequence genomic window, ttgcctcatttgtttttctcgtgtttcaggttgtttgaacctaacaaagATGTAGCAGACGTTGACGCCTCGCTGGCGGAGGAATTAAACATCTTTCTTACCCACTTGGAGGCAGAGAGGTCACCCCCTGCTCCTCCGGCCATACAGCCCTCCAGCACTCACCTGCTAGCGCTGCAGGAGGTGAGAGGGGTCCGGAAAGCTGGAAACCCACACAAAGGGACAGTGGGTGCTGAAGGCCTGTGCGGACCAGTTGTCAGGGGTCCTAACACAGATCTCTAACACCTCCCTGACACAGGCCACCATCCCATCCTGCCGAACAGCAGCCACCATCATACCGTCCCTAAAAAACACTGCAAGCAGCCCGAACGACTACAGACCAGTGGCACTGACCTCGGTGGTCATGAAGGGTTTTGAGAGGCTGGTTCTGCACCCTCTCAAGTCCTGCCTCCCTGGGAACTGACCAGCATCAGTTGCCCACATGGACAATCGGTCAACAGCTGATCCCCACCGATCTCCATGGGGAGAAACTGGGCAGTAATGTCAGGACACTTTTTGTTGGTTTCAGTTGGGCACCATCAGGAACCTTgcgtcaccctcaccctcaccactggaccaggagcttcctgagggactgacctccgacagtgacccctcagggcgtcaccctcaccctcaccactggaccaggagcttcctgagggactgacctccgacagtgacccctcagggcgtcaccctcaccctcaccactggaccaggagcttcctgaggactgacctccgacagtgacccctcagggcgtcaccctcaccctcaccactggaccaggagcttcctgagggactgacctccgacagtgacccctcagggcgtcaccctcaccctcaccactggaccaggagcttcctgagggactgacctccgacagtgacccctcagggcgtcaccctcacctgccactggaccaggagcttcctgagggactgacctccgacagtgacccctcagggcgtcaccctcaccctcaccactggaccaggagcttcctgagggactgacctccgacagtgacccctcagggcgtcaccctcacctgccactggaccaggagcttcctgagggactgacctccgacagtgacccctcagggcgtcaccctcaccctcaccactggaccaggagcttcctgagggactgacctccgacagtgacccctcagggcgtcaccctcacctgccactggaccaggagcttcctgagggactgacctccAACAGTGACCCCTCAGGACGTCACCCACACCCTcaccactggaccaggagcttcctgagggactgacctccgacagtgacccctcagggcgtcaccctcacctgccactggaccaggagcttcctgagggactgacctccgacagtgacccctcagggcgtcaccctcatctgccactggaccaggagcttcctgagggactgacctccaacagtgacccctcagggcgtcaccctcacctgccactggaccaggagcttcctgagggactgacctccgacagtgacccctcagggcgtcaccctcacctgccactggaccaggagcttcctgagggactgacctccgacagtgacccctcagggcgtcaccctcacctgccactggaccaggaacttcctgagggactgacctccgacagtgacccctcagggcgtcaccctcaccctcaccactggaccaggagcttcctgagggactgacctccgacagtgacccctcagggcgtcaccctcacctcaccactggaccaggagcttcctgagggactgacctccgacagtgacccctcagggcgtcaccctcaccctcaccactggaccaggagcttcctgagggactgacctccgacagtgacccctcagggcgtcaccctcacctgccactggaccaggagcttcctgagggactgacctccaacagtgacccctcagggcgtcaccctcacctgccactggaccaggagcttcctgagggactgacctccgacagtgacccctcagggcgtcaccctcaccctcaccactggaccaggagcttcctgagggactgacctctgacagtgacccctcaggcgtcaccctcaccctcaccactggaccaggagcttcctgagggactgacctccaacagtgacccctcaggacgtcaccctcacctgccactggaccaggagcttcctgagggactgacctccgacagtgacccctcagggcgtcaccctcaccctcaccactggaccaggagcttcctgagggactgacctccgacagtgacccctcagggcgtcaccctcacctgccactggaccaggagcttcctgagggactgacctccgacagtgacccctcagggcgtcaccctcacctgccactggaccaggagcttcctgagggactgacctccgacagtgacccctcagggcgtcaccctcacctgccactggaccaggagcttcctgagggactgacctccgacagtgacccctcagggcgtcaccctcaccctcaccactggaccaggagcttcctgagggactgacctccgacagtgacccctcagggcgtcaccctcacctgccactggaccaggagcttcctgagggactgacctccaacagtgacccctcagggcgtcaccctcaccctcaccactggaccaggagcttcctgagggactgaccgccgacagtgacccctcagggcgTCACCCTGATTGGttgcgtgagtattgcgtcacttcctgtctcttctatcgttcgttggttgcattgtgcacggggtgccgtattcacttaatattgaacacttggtgtgttgtattcactttatttaaaattttgaacacttgagacattctagtcacccgataacaacagtgagaaacaacccatattaaacaaatacagggcttcgccgatcactagcgctagcatggcctcactgtctgtttcacccggtgtctttgtctgttcagcgtgtgaaatgtttagttactcctctgcctcccttagtgaagggaataggtgcagaaagtggagtttatttatggctatggaggcgagacttagcgagcttgagacgcggttcctcggttagctggagttgcgtcaggtagccaggagaagctagctgctgcggagccgcctagcgtagctacagctagcggtcccccggcagcagccgagcagccggctagccagggcggctgggtgacggttcgtaggaagcgtagccccaaacaaaggcccacggtgccccaccacccgcttcccgtggctaaccgcttttccccactcggcgacacacccgccgagaaaccgaccctggtaattggcgactctgttttgcgccacgtgaagccgactccagcgaccatagttaagagcattccgggggccagagcgggcgacatagaagcaaatttatggctgctggcgagacgtaatcgtaaatttggtaaagttattattcacgtcggagccaacgacacccggcttcgtcagtcggaggtcactaaaattaacttggagtcggtgtgtaactacgcaaaaacgatgtgggactccgtagcattctctggtcccctccccaatctggccagcgatgagatgtttagccgcatgtcatcgcttcgtcgctggctgtcacggtggtgccccgaaaaccaggtggcctttatagacagttggaacactttttggggaaaacctggtctgatcaggagagacggtgtccatcccacacgagatggtgcctctctcatttctagtaatctggctaattttattagacccaaagtgacctgacaatccagggtccagaccaggatgcagagttgtggtcttacacacctctctgctgcttccatagaaccctcatccaccaacaataacatatttaacactatagaggtagtctctgttccacggttaaaagtttaCCAAGCACAGAGtgggggagcggtcaatcaccaaaatcttattaaaattaatactgaagcacaagttggagaaactaatatcacaattaagtgtggactgttaaatattagatctcttttgtgtaaatccctgttagtgcacgacctgatagcggatcatcacattgatttattctgtcttactgagacctggcttcaggaggagtatgttagcttaaatgaatctactcctcctacccatcttaattatcatattcctcgtgttactggtcgatgagggggagtggcagcaatctatcactccaagttattaattaatcccagaccaaaacatagcttcagttcatttgaaagcctgactcttggcatcactcatatgaactggaggacagaaaagccacttctgtttgtagttgtatatcggccccctgctgggccacattcagagttcctgtctgagttctctgatttcttatctgacttggtccttagaacggaaaaagtcattatcattggagactttaacatccatatggacgttataaacgacagctttagaaatggcttcatttcattacttgagtcagttggtttcctccagcagataaaccaaccaactcacagctttaaccacaccctagatctagttctgacttatggtgttgaggtagaacatgtgtcagtgttccctcagaacccactcctgtcagaccattctttgatcacttttacatttatgattaaggattcttctatgctcagagcacagtcttactatagcagatgtctttcagataatgctgtagctaagtttaaggaagtgatccctgtgctgatcccaggaccaccgtgtgtttccccagggatcaatcattataatcttagccctgcggaggtcgactctattgctgaaggtgcagcaacctcactgagaatcacacttgattctgttgcccccctgaaaaagaaaatagtaaatcagaggaggtgtgccccctggtataattcacacatcaggaccctcaagcagaaagtgcgaagactggaaaggaagtggcattcttgtaagatagacagctaccatgtagcctggaaagactgtctattagtttacaaaaaggcccttcgcaaggctagaacagcttatttttcttctttaattgaggataataagaacaaccccaggtttcttttcagcactgtggccaaattaaccaagagtcacagtgttttagatccacgtatcccttcttcccttagtggtgaagacttcatgagcttcttcactgataaagttctagctatcagagagaaagctaaccaggccaacaactggaccatcaccagatgtgccgactgtgggaacatacagggtctccaacgagcccttaaactccttcagccctatatatttttctgaggcgtctttgctaattcagaaatcaaagaccaccacgtgtcctttagatcccatcccaacacacctgttgaaggatgttttaccattgataggcagttctgtcctggaccagatcaatggttctttagtgtcaggttatggaccccggtcctacaaggtggcagtgattaagccgttgcttaaaaaaccatcactggatcctgatgtcatagcaaattataggccaatatccaaccttccttttatctctaaagttctagagaaggtggtggtgactcagttactggagcacctgcagaggaacagcctgtttgagatgtttcagtcaggctttagagctcaccacagcacagaaacagcacttcttaaagtcactaatgatcttctcatagcttcagatcatggactggtctctatgctggttctgctggacctcagtgctgcttttgatccagttgatcacagcatcctgttacagagactggaacatgtgattgggattaaagggacagcactagactggtttagatcatatttatctgatagataccagtttgcccatgtccatggcgttccctcctcatacagtagggttagccatggagttcctcaaggttctggactcggaccaatcctcttcacattgtacatgcttcccttagggaacattattcggcagcatgggataaatgttcattgttatgctgacgacactcagctctatttatccatgaaaccagaggagacagagaagttagtgaagctccagacctgtcttaaagacataaagtcctggatgtcttcaaatttcctcctccttaacccaggaaaaactgaggtcatggtgtttggtcctgaacctctcagggatagattggatcacatgatcactctagatggtatctcattaacatctcgtctctctgtgaggaatctaggagtaacttttgatcaaaatctctccttcaactcacacattaaattagtctctagaagagccttttttcacttgaggaacatctcaaagatcaggaagctactgacccaccatgatgctgaaaagttagtccatgcatttgttacttccaggctggactactgtaactccgtATTATCAGGgcgtccaaacaactctttaagaagcctccagctgatccaaaatgctgcagccagagttctgacaggtattgaccacagaggtcacatgactgtactggagtctcttcattggctgcccgttaaatttagaataatttttaaaacccttcttttgacctacaaggtcctcagaggcctagctccatcctacctggaggagctagagataccctatcagcccaatagaccgctctgctctcagaatgctggtctacttgtggttcccagagtttccaggagtagaatggggggccgagcatttagctaccaggccccactgctatggaaccatctccctgtccaggcccccctgctatggaaccagctccctgtccaggcccccctgcttggaaccagctccctgtccaggcccccctgctatggaaccagctctctgtccaggcccccctgctatggaaccagctccctgtccaggcccccctgctttggaaccagctccctgtccaggtacgggaggctgactccatcgctacttttaagatcagactcaaaacctacctctttgaaaaagcttattgttactaattctgtagttccagttactatcatagacagactaattatcatacttagggggtcgtctaatcgttaggtcacatcttagttatgctgttataggccgaggctgccggggtccggaaacatgatcacctgacaggcctctgtcactccactgggtcatggtctcctctcctctcctctcctctctcctctcctctcctctcctctcctctcctctcctcatcaagcagactagttatgctgattcttgtgtagtttttctgcttctcccccccctctatttatttacaggtatcactgccatcagagctgcataatgacctccggccccgctgaagtgattgtgcatcatattttttgtgtgtgtttctgtgctctgtgcctctcctctccctctcctgaccaggagcttcctgagggactgacctccgacagtgacccctcagggctgtgtgctgagccccttcctcttcactttgGACACACGGGAGTGCTTCCCAATGTGATTCCAACGTCATCGTGAAATTCGCTGATGACACAACATCGGTGGGTCTCATCTCTGACGGCAATGAGATAGTTTCCATCGAGGAGGGTCGGGGACTCGTCGCCTGGTGTTCAGCTCCAACACGAGCAAAACCAAGGAGATGGTGATGGACCTGAGAGTAGACCCTGGTCCACTAGAGGGTCCTGGGCGTGCTTGTAGCGGATGTCCTCGATGGCACACCAACACAGCTGCAGAGTGCAGCAGAGGCGGCACAGCTTAGGACTGCTGAGCAAATGCCCCCTGGGGGGgaatctgctgcagatgttctccTGCTCCACAGAGGAATTCGTGCTGGCGTCCGGCAGGACAGCTTGGTACGCTGGCTGCACGGCCAAGGACAGAAAAGCCTTGCAGAGGGTCATGAAGACACCGCAGAAGGGCATCGGCTGCCCCCCGCCCTCCCTGGATTGTGGACTCAAGGGGATTAAAGAGGTCAAGGAAGATCCTGGCAGGAGCCTCTTCAACCTTCTGATCCAGGGTCCTGAAGAGCTGCACAAACTGACTCAGAGACACTTTTTCTCCCTGGGCCAGAAGGCTCCTGGACAATAACCTCCACGTTGTGATACTGATAAAAGAAGCTTTTAGATTTTTGTCACTTTTATATTATTAGTGTATCATCTCCTCCACAacacctctacacacacacacacacctggacggTGGCTTTAGGCGTCCAAGCCACAGCAATGAAGAGTTTCTCTTTCCAGTTAAATCCTCCAAAATGAACGAGAAGGAAGGTGACGAGCAGCCGGATCACCAGACCAATGGCGACACAGGCCACGCCCAGACCTGCGTGGGACAGCTCACCTTAGCGCGGACCTCAATTTGTCCAATCACAGTGGACTAAAGACATATGGAGAACCTCCATATAACCTTCCTGAAGATGGAACACCGTGACCAAAACTGAGGAGACAATCACAGCACATCGGGCAAAGTTCTGGTTCTTACCGACTGTTACGGGGTTGAGGTTTGCTACGACAATTTCAGCTCCAATCAGGCCAAATAGGAGGGGCTGGAACACATCCCAGGACCGGCCCACCATGGCTGCCACAGGGGCCTAAGGAGAAGCATGGAACTTCATGTGTAAACACATCTAAACATGGATCAGAAGGTTACTGTTGTCCGTGACCTTTTCAGCGTTCCAGCCCAGCGCAGCAATGAAGGCCAGGACGAGGGTACAGAGCCCCCCTGCCCCAGCAGCCCCGATCACATGAGTGAAGAAGACCGCAAATATGGACAGACCCAACAGCAAGAGCGTCCTCCTCAACGCCAGGTCCTCCTGCCAACCCACAGAACATCCTGATTCAGGCCTGTTCCCCTTGAGGACTGGGCGCCAAAAAAGAAACTCTCACTTGGTCTCTACTGGGGAAGCAGCACAGGAACAGACCCAGGATCAGACCCGCGACAACCCCTCCGcccacctccagcagccctTTCAGGACGTTCATCCACGTCGAGCCTGCAGAGCAGATGGCATGAAGAATGCTCGGGAGTGGAGGACAACAGTACTGGGGAGACCTTTGGAGAAGGAGATTCCAAGGCAGGTGGAGAAGCCCGTTATCGCCAGAACATCATCGAAACTgccagcagccatcagcagaGTCGGAATTCCCTGAGGAACAGGCGACATAGCAACATTGCACTGCATCAGCATCAACTGTCGAAGGTCACATTTGTTTGCCATCAAATGTGTGACGACATTAGCATTGTTAGCTACACTTGCTAGGTTGGGCTATCTTGCTGATTAATGTTCGCCAACCCAATAAAAAATGTTTGTAACTTTTATATCACCAGCGTGTTAAAAACGGCAGTGCAGATGTCATGGTTAGCTAGCCTAGCATCCAGCCTAGCATCCAGCCTAGCATCCAGCCTAGCATCTGTACAAACCAAGGCAGCAGAAGGTTCCAGACAAACAGCCAAAACGCCCCATTTGGGCTCAGTTATTTAGCGAGCGTAGCGCCTGAGACTCGGCCCAGCGGCTAACCTTCGACACGCCGTAGCCCTccctctgcaggagcagcatggACGGGACCACCACAGCTGGAGACACAGCAGCCAGGacaaacctacacacacacacacagacacacacagacacacacagacacacacgtgacaCGATGCAACAATAACGACATTTATACTGATTACAGACGAACATTCAAGCAACAACTGTGAATACTGTTTGTCTATTTTACCCCAGCATGAAGCCCCACCCCCAGTTGTGTATTTTACCCCAGCATGAAGCCCCACCCCCAGGGCagagccaacaggaagtgagagacCACAGCAGTGACACAGGCCTCCGCCAAACACGGGCCGACCGccagacgcacacacaccagcttcaGACGGCGCAAAGCCTTCAGACAAGTGGTGACACAAACAGTCATCagatctgagtgtgtgtgagtgtgtgtgagtgtgtgagagtgtgtgagagtgtgtgagtgtgtgtgtgtgcctgtg contains:
- the LOC130522013 gene encoding sodium/hydrogen exchanger 9B2 isoform X2, which gives rise to MSDLSYSCSFCVRLKDRCPRPHGLLNLLITKACLLALLFGVVWAITGSECLPGGNLFGIVTLFICSVLGGNLAGLMQLPSLPPLPPLLGMLLAGLLLRNVPYVNDAVKISAKMSAATRSLGLGVILARAGLGLDPSALRRLKLVCVRLAVGPCLAEACVTAVVSHFLLALPWGWGFMLGFVLAAVSPAVVVPSMLLLQREGYGVSKGIPTLLMAAGSFDDVLAITGFSTCLGISFSKGSTWMNVLKGLLEVGGGVVAGLILGLFLCCFPSRDQEDLALRRTLLLLGLSIFAVFFTHVIGAAGAGGLCTLVLAFIAALGWNAEKAPVAAMVGRSWDVFQPLLFGLIGAEIVVANLNPVTVGLGVACVAIGLVIRLLVTFLLVHFGGFNWKEKLFIAVAWTPKATVQAAIGSKALDMAREEEDQNFVKFGLDVLTLAVLAILITAPIGALGIGLAGPRLLDRQVKGDEPEGGASTSSSDGIGQERAVTLESKL
- the LOC130522013 gene encoding sodium/hydrogen exchanger 9B2 isoform X6, which codes for MSLSHTHTHTCTHTLCDLFKHTFSSLSPGGSKVHLAQLKRGIAILPEEDRRGRLHRKMSDLSYSCSFCVRLKDRCPRPHGLLNLLITKACLLALLFGVVWAITGSECLPGGNLFGIVTLFICSVLGGNLAGLMQLPSLPPLPPLLGMLLAGLLLRNVPYVNDAVKISAKMSAATRSLGLGVILARAGLGLDPSALRRLKLVCVRLAVGPCLAEACVTAVVSHFLLALPWGWGFMLGFVLAAVSPAVVVPSMLLLQREGYGVSKGIPTLLMAAGSFDDVLAITGFSTCLGISFSKGSTWMNVLKGLLEVGGGVVAGLILGLFLCCFPSRDQEDLALRRTLLLLGLSIFAVFFTHVIGAAGAGGLCTLVLAFIAALGWNAEKAPVAAMVGRSWDVFQPLLFGLIGAEIVVANLNPVTVVHCDWTN
- the LOC130522013 gene encoding sodium/hydrogen exchanger 9B2 isoform X5, which gives rise to MSLSHTHTHTCTHTLCDLFKHTFSSLSPGGSKVHLAQLKRGIAILPEEDRRGRLHRKMSDLSYSCSFCVRLKDRCPRPHGLLNLLITKACLLALLFGVVWAITGSECLPGGNLFGIVTLFICSVLGGNLAGLMQLPSLPPLPPLLGMLLAGLLLRNVPYVNDAVKISAKMSAATRSLGLGVILARAGLGLDPSALRRLKLVCVRLAVGPCLAEACVTAVVSHFLLALPWGWGFMLGFVLAAVSPAVVVPSMLLLQREGYGVSKGIPTLLMAAGSFDDVLAITGFSTCLGISFSKGSTWMNVLKGLLEVGGGVVAGLILGLFLCCFPSRDQEDLALRRTLLLLGLSIFAVFFTHVIGAAGAGGLCTLVLAFIAALGWNAEKAPVAAMVGRSWDVFQPLLFGLIGAEIVVANLNPVTVGRLYGGSPYVFSPL
- the LOC130522013 gene encoding sodium/hydrogen exchanger 9B2 isoform X3, which encodes MSLSHTHTHTCTHTLCDLFKHTFSSLSPGGSKVHLAQLKRGIAILPEEDRRGRLHRKMSDLSYSCSFCVRLKDRCPRPHGLLNLLITKACLLALLFGVVWAITGSECLPGGNLFGIVTLFICSVLGGNLAGLMQLPSLPPLPPLLGMLLAGLLLRNVPYVNDAVKISAKMSAATRSLGLGVILARAGLGLDPSALRRLKLVCVRLAVGPCLAEACVTAVVSHFLLALPWGWGFMLGFVLAAVSPAVVVPSMLLLQREGYGVSKGIPTLLMAAGSFDDVLAITGFSTCLGISFSKGSTWMNVLKGLLEVGGGVVAGLILGLFLCCFPSRDQEDLALRRTLLLLGLSIFAVFFTHVIGAAGAGGLCTLVLAFIAALGWNAEKAPVAAMVGRSWDVFQPLLFGLIGAEIVVANLNPVTVGLGVACVAIGLVIRLLVTFLLVHFGGFNWKEKLFIAVAWTPKATVQEMSQRAEPQPRAAMGLVKREL